From Coffea arabica cultivar ET-39 chromosome 9c, Coffea Arabica ET-39 HiFi, whole genome shotgun sequence, one genomic window encodes:
- the LOC113708049 gene encoding protein DETOXIFICATION 40-like yields MESTPENEFNQTLLEQKRSMLEEVSSELEDVLSDTSLSRCQRLWRAVGIEIKTLFRLAAPACVVYLLNNVVSMSTQIFCGHLGNIQLAASSLGNTGIQLLAYGLMLGMGSAVETLCGQAYGAHKYDMLGVYMQRSTVLLMATGVPLMMVYIFCKPLLLLLGESEEVSSAAALFVYGLIPQIFAYAANFPIQKFLQAQSIIFPSAYIAAGALVLHVFLTWIVVYVLDWGLLGASLTLSFSWWVIVVAQFVYILGSKKCKKTWNGFSWMAFSGLWNFLKLSASSAVMLCLETWYFEILVLIAGLLPNPAIALDSLSICQTIQGWVFMVAVGFNAAASVRISNELGAGHPKSAALAVVVVTGSSLIIAVICAIAVLLLRHVMSYAFTEGEVVANAVSDLTPLLAVSILLNGIQPVLSGVAVGCGWQKFVAYVNVGCYYVVGVPLGALLGFKFNLCAKGIWLGMVGGVTMQTLILVWVTFRTNWNDEVEKARTRLDTWDDEKEEPLLQ; encoded by the exons ATGGAGTCCACCCCAGAAAATGAGTTCAATCAGACTTTGCTAGAGCAGAAACGATCCatgttggaggaagttagctCAGAGCTTGAGGATGTGCTATCGGATACAAGCTTGTCACGGTGCCAGCGTCTCTGGCGGGCCGTTGGCATTGAGATAAAGACTCTTTTCCGGCTTGCTGCTCCGGCATGTGTGGTTTACTTGCTTAACAACGTTGTTTCCATGTCTACTCAGATATTCTGTGGCCATCTTGGTAATATTCAGCTGGCAGCCTCTTCTCTTGGAAACACTGGTATCCAACTTTTGGCCTATGGACTCATG CTTGGGATGGGAAGTGCTGTGGAAACCCTTTGTGGGCAAGCATATGGGGCACACAAGTACGACATGTTAGGTGTATATATGCAAAGATCAACAGTGCTTCTCATGGCAACAGGAGTGCCCCTGATGATGGTGTACATATTCTGCAAGCCACTTCTTCTTCTACTTGGTGAATCAGAGGAGGTGTCATCGGCAGCTGCCTTGTTCGTTTATGGACTAATCCCGCAGATATTTGCATACGCAGCCAATTTTCCCATACAGAAATTCTTGCAAGCTCAGAGTATCATTTTTCCAAGCGCATATATTGCAGCCGGGGCATTAGTCCTGCACGTTTTTTTGACTTGGATTGTGGTGTATGTACTGGATTGGGGATTATTAGGGGCATCGCTAACCTTGAGTTTTTCGTGGTGGGTAATAGTGGTGGCTCAATTTGTGTATATTTTGGGGAGTAAGAAATGCAAGAAAACTTGGAATGGGTTCAGTTGGATGGCATTTTCCGGACTATGGAACTTCTTGAAATTGTCTGCTTCATCCGCTGTCATGCTTTGCCTGGAGACATGGTACTTCGAAATATTGGTTCTGATTGCCGGTTTGCTTCCAAATCCTGCTATTGCATTGGACTCTTTGTCTATATG TCAGACGATCCAAGGATGGGTTTTTATGGTCGCAGTGGGCTTCAATGCTGCAGCAAG TGTGAGGATTAGTAACGAGCTGGGGGCCGGACATCCCAAATCAGCAGCATtggcggtggtggtggtgaccGGAAGCTCGCTTATCATCGCAGTGATCTGCGCCATCGCGGTGCTTCTTTTGCGGCATGTCATGAGTTATGCTTTCACTGAAGGTGAAGTTGTCGCCAATGCCGTCTCAGATCTTACCCCGCTTCTTGCAGTCTCTATTTTGCTTAATGGGATTCAACCAGTTCTGTCTG GTGTTGCTGTTGGGTGTGGATGGCAAaaatttgttgcttatgtgaATGTTGGGTGTTACTACGTGGTGGGCGTTCCATTGGGTGCACTTCTTggattcaaattcaatctttgtgCTAAG GGAATATGGTTAGGAATGGTTGGAGGCGTGACCATGCAAACTCTGATCTTAGTTTGGGTCACTTTTCGAACCAACTGGAACGATGAG GTGGAGAAAGCAAGGACTAGGCTGGACACTTGGGATGACGAAAAAGAGGAACCTCTGCTACAATAG